The following are encoded together in the Pan troglodytes isolate AG18354 chromosome 6, NHGRI_mPanTro3-v2.0_pri, whole genome shotgun sequence genome:
- the PRSS2 gene encoding trypsin-2 isoform X2 has product MHMRETNVFTLKKGRSAPLVFHPPDALIAAPFDDDDKIVGGYTCEENSVPYQVSLNSGYHFCGGSLISEQWVVSAGHCYKSRIQVRLGEHNIEVLEGNEQFINAAKIIRHPKYNSWTLDNDILLIKLSSPAVINSRVSAISLPTAPPAAGTESLISGWGNTLSSGADYPDELQCLDAPVLSQAECEASYPGKITNNMFCVGFLEGGKDSCQGDSGGPVVSNGELQGIVSWGYGCAQKNRPGVYTKVYNYVDWIKDTIAANS; this is encoded by the exons ATGCACATGAGAGAGACAAATGTCTTCACATTGAAGAAGGGGAGGAGTGCGCCATTGGTTTTCCATCCTCCAGATGCACTGA TTGCTGCCCcctttgatgatgatgacaagATCGTTGGGGGCTACACCTGTGAGGAGAATTCTGTCCCCTACCAGGTGTCCTTGAATTCTGGCTACCACTTCTGCGGTGGCTCCCTCATCAGCGAACAGTGGGTGGTGTCAGCAGGTCACTGCTACAAGTC CCGCATCCAGGTGAGACTGGGAGAGCACAACATCGAAGTCCTGGAGGGGAATGAACAGTTCATCAATGCGGCCAAGATCATCCGCCACCCCAAATACAACAGCTGGACTCTGGACAATGACATCCTGCTGATCAAGCTCTCCTCACCTGCCGTCATCAATTCCCGCGTGTCTGCCATCTCTCTGCCCACTGCCCCTCCAGCTGCTGGCACCGAGTCCCTCATCTCCGGCTGGGGCAACACTCTGAGTTCTGGTG CCGACTACCCAGACGAGCTGCAGTGCCTGGATGCTCCTGTGCTGAGCCAGGCTGAGTGTGAAGCCTCCTACCCTGGAAAGATTACCAACAACATGTTCTGTGTGGGCTTCCTTGAGGGAGGCAAGGATTCCTGCCAG GGTGATTCTGGTGGCCCTGTGGTCTCCAATGGAGAGCTCCAAGGAATTGTCTCCTGGGGCTATGGCTGTGCCCAGAAGAACAGGCCTGGAGTCTACACCAAGGTCTACAACTATGTGGACTGGATTAAGGACACCATAGCTGCCAACAGCTAA
- the PRSS2 gene encoding trypsin-2 isoform X1, producing the protein MNPLLILTFVAAAVAAPFDDDDKIVGGYTCEENSVPYQVSLNSGYHFCGGSLISEQWVVSAGHCYKSRIQVRLGEHNIEVLEGNEQFINAAKIIRHPKYNSWTLDNDILLIKLSSPAVINSRVSAISLPTAPPAAGTESLISGWGNTLSSGADYPDELQCLDAPVLSQAECEASYPGKITNNMFCVGFLEGGKDSCQGDSGGPVVSNGELQGIVSWGYGCAQKNRPGVYTKVYNYVDWIKDTIAANS; encoded by the exons ATGAATCCACTTCTGATCCTTACCTTTGTTGCAGCTGCTG TTGCTGCCCcctttgatgatgatgacaagATCGTTGGGGGCTACACCTGTGAGGAGAATTCTGTCCCCTACCAGGTGTCCTTGAATTCTGGCTACCACTTCTGCGGTGGCTCCCTCATCAGCGAACAGTGGGTGGTGTCAGCAGGTCACTGCTACAAGTC CCGCATCCAGGTGAGACTGGGAGAGCACAACATCGAAGTCCTGGAGGGGAATGAACAGTTCATCAATGCGGCCAAGATCATCCGCCACCCCAAATACAACAGCTGGACTCTGGACAATGACATCCTGCTGATCAAGCTCTCCTCACCTGCCGTCATCAATTCCCGCGTGTCTGCCATCTCTCTGCCCACTGCCCCTCCAGCTGCTGGCACCGAGTCCCTCATCTCCGGCTGGGGCAACACTCTGAGTTCTGGTG CCGACTACCCAGACGAGCTGCAGTGCCTGGATGCTCCTGTGCTGAGCCAGGCTGAGTGTGAAGCCTCCTACCCTGGAAAGATTACCAACAACATGTTCTGTGTGGGCTTCCTTGAGGGAGGCAAGGATTCCTGCCAG GGTGATTCTGGTGGCCCTGTGGTCTCCAATGGAGAGCTCCAAGGAATTGTCTCCTGGGGCTATGGCTGTGCCCAGAAGAACAGGCCTGGAGTCTACACCAAGGTCTACAACTATGTGGACTGGATTAAGGACACCATAGCTGCCAACAGCTAA